The segment AATTGCTTCGATGTCTTCAAGGGCTAAGTGATTTTGAGAGGCATAGATTCGGACGAAATCATCTACATCGGTTTGGTTGATCTGAGCCAATGAGCTGATAGAGACAAGTAGAAAAGCAAGGATGGTAAAAATACGAGGGATGAATTGCATAAATGTTAAGATAGTTTTAGTCAGTAAAATCAATAATGATGCCTGATTGTGTGGCAAAGTTGTTGATCCGAACTGACAATATGGAGGAGACGACAGTATATTTCATGATAGGCTTTACAAACCCAGATTTTTTTAAGACAAATCAATAATAAATACTTTGCGAATGAAGCTAGAAAGCTACTTTTGGCTTTTCTTCATAGATACATGAATTCAAACGATCCTTACGCTGCACTCCGCCTTTCTGAGTTCCGTATTTTTATGCTTTTGCGTTTCGCTATGACATTTGCATGGGCGATGCAGTTTGTGGTGATTGAGTGGGAAATCTATGCGCTGACCAAAGATCCTTTGTCCCTAGGTTTGATTGGACTGATGGAGGTGATTCCGGCGGTTTCATTGGCGCTGTTTGCTGGGCATTTTGTGGATCAGATGGAAAAGCGCAACCTGCTGGTGATGTGTATACTCAGTTTTCTGGTGATCAGTACGGGACTTTTTCTGCTGACTTGGCCGACAGCTAATGAAACACTAAGTCACAAAACCATTGTGTGGAGTATCTATGGATTGGTTTTTTTTGGAGGTGTCATCAGGGCATTTTTGGGTCCCACGATCTTCTCTCTCTTTTCCTTGGTAGTACCCAAGTCACTTTACGCAAATGCTGCGACTTGGAGCAGCGGAGCATGGCAAATGGGAGCCGTAGTAGGGCCAGCAGTAGGAGGGTTTGCCATTGGGTGGTTGGGTGTGCATTGGTCGCTGTTGCTTATAGTGGTGGTTGCATTTGTAGCACTGGTCTTTTTGTTTCGTATCCCGCCCAAACCGATCCTTAATACCAAAAAAGGAGAGCCTATCATGCAGAGCCTCAAAGAAGGACTCAATTTTGTATTCAATACCAAAGTGATCTTAGGAGCCATTACTTTGGATATGTTTGCTGTTTTGTTTGGAGGGGCAGTAGCATTGTTGCCTGTATTTGCTCAAGATATATTGCATGTGGGTTCCACAGGTTATGGCATGCTCAGAGCAGCTCCTGCTGTGGGTTCGTTCATCACCATGATGACCATTGCTTACTTCCCACTCAATCGCTCTGCTGGGTGGAAGCTATTGGCGTCAATTTTTGGTTTTGGTCTATGCATCATAGCATTTGGTTTATCCACGATTTTTTGGGTGTCCTTGTTGGCTCTTTTCTTCAGTGGAGTGACAGATGGTATCAGTATGGTTATCCGCCAAACCATCCTACAGTTGAAAACTCCAGATCACATGCGAGGCAGGGTCTCCTCGGTCAACTCTATGTTCGTCGGTTCGTC is part of the Reichenbachiella agarivorans genome and harbors:
- a CDS encoding MFS transporter, producing MNSNDPYAALRLSEFRIFMLLRFAMTFAWAMQFVVIEWEIYALTKDPLSLGLIGLMEVIPAVSLALFAGHFVDQMEKRNLLVMCILSFLVISTGLFLLTWPTANETLSHKTIVWSIYGLVFFGGVIRAFLGPTIFSLFSLVVPKSLYANAATWSSGAWQMGAVVGPAVGGFAIGWLGVHWSLLLIVVVAFVALVFLFRIPPKPILNTKKGEPIMQSLKEGLNFVFNTKVILGAITLDMFAVLFGGAVALLPVFAQDILHVGSTGYGMLRAAPAVGSFITMMTIAYFPLNRSAGWKLLASIFGFGLCIIAFGLSTIFWVSLLALFFSGVTDGISMVIRQTILQLKTPDHMRGRVSSVNSMFVGSSNELGAFESGVTARLFGTARAVVLGGTLTLITVVGTGILVPALRRLDLKKELES